The genome window GGTGCTCCTCGCGAAAGGCCCGGATGACCCGGACTCCAGTGAGCCCTTCTCGGAAGACCAGGTTAATCCGGTCGGTCTTCTTTTGAATACTCTTGAAGAGCGGCACTGCCAAGTACATTACCACCAGCACGACAACTGCCAAAATCGGTAGGCTGATTAAGAAGACCCGGGTCAACCGTGGTTCTCGGATATAGGCCAGGACACAGGCCGCCACCAGCATGATTGGCGATTGGAGCATCATTCGGAGGACCTGGACCATGACGTTTTGAATTTGAACAATATCGTTAGTGGAACGAGTTATCAGCGAGGAATCACCAAACTGGTTAATTTCCTTACTGGAGAAGCGTAAAATTCGGTGGAAGATTTGCTGGCGAAGTTTTTCACCCACCTGCATTGCCTGAGTAGCAGCAAAATAAACATTCCCTGCCGCGGCTGCAAGGCCGATTGCCGCGACCACTAACATATAAATGCCGTCTTTCCAAATATAGGCAAAGTTGCGTTGCATGATCCCCTTATCCACCAGTTCAGAGGTTACGGTCGGCAGGTAGAGATCACACGCTACTTGAATCAGCAGGAAAAGTACCGCTAAGGTGGTCGCCCAGCCGACGAGGTTCTTTCTTGCAATTTTAATCAATCTTTTTCACCATCCTTGCAGTGTTTCGGCATTAGTTCGCCATAGTGGGTTGTCATTTCACGATAAATTTTTTGCAAGACCTGGACAAAGGCCACCCGTTCCGTTGCCGAAACGTTTCGCAGGAGTTGTCGCTTGAACTCTTGCCGGGCCTGCAAGTTCTTTAGGTGCATTTGTTGCCCCTTTGCGGTTAGCTTTACGCGGACAATTCGACGGTCCTGCTGGTCACGCCACCGTTCAACGAGCTGGTCCTTTTCAAGCCGCTCAAGGACTTCGCTAATCGACCCCGGTTTGACACGGGCCAAGGTCGCGAGTTCCCGCTGCGAGACCCCCTCGTTATTAGCAAGCAGAAAAATCAGGCGTCCCTGTCCGCGAAAGGTGGCCTGTTTTGCAAGCTGGGTTTGCGCGATCTGGTGAAGTTCGCCAATGACGCAGTAAAGCTGCTTAAAGAATTGGTCATCCGTTATTTCCACGTCCATCCTCCTTATTAGTTTGGTACATAATCGTTAGGTACTTAACGATTATGTAGTTTACTCCCTTTGGCGAAAAAAGCAAGAATTTTAAAATAACGTGACTAAAATATTACATAATTGTTTCAAAAGTATTACAATATACGTGTAAAGAAATTATTAATTAACTATCAGTTCAAATTCTAAACAATAATAACTGAGAGAATTGGGGGTTGTAATCATGATTACAATGAAGAAAAAAATTATCAGTGGTTCATTAGTCGCTTTGATGGCATTGGGGTTAGCAGGTTGCGCTAATAATAGTGCTGCACCGAGTTCAAAGGTTAACCACCCCCAAACTACTAAACTTGCACAATCCTCCAGTAAAAAGGCAGCCAACTCCAGCAGCGCCAAGGCAGCCAGTGAGAATCGTGCCGTTCAGCCAAGCGTTGCTAGTGTAAGTTCACAGACTACCAGTAATAGTCAGGTAGCTAGTGTCAACACCAAAGCAAGCTATGCTGGACAGGCAGATGCGTACACTAATGATCCGGAATCAGACATTGTCAACCAGTTTATCAAGGCAAGCGGTGTGGACAACGCTCGGGGAACCCAGTACATGATCAGCCCAGCAAATGCGCAAGGCGAATACCAAGTAGAGGTGCGGGACAGTAATGGCGACCCAAACATCTCTCACCTTGACGGGATGTACAAGTTCAACCCAGCTACTAACCAGGTTCAAAAGGCCAACCGGGTTACCGGGGAATATGAGAAGTAAAGGAATTAGCGAAAGAAAACCGTGACGTACAATGCAAAATAAGCCTTCAAGTTCGAACAAACTTGAAGGCTTATTTGCATTTCTCTTTGCATTACGGAATCATAATAACATTTATTTATCAAATACCTGAGCGTACTTTTTTGTATATAACATATAGATAATCAAACCTACTGCTATCCAAATAACATAGCTCATCCAAGCTGTTACTGAAATATTTACTAGCAAAATCAGACAAATAAGTACTGATAGCGTTGGAATTGTTGCTCCACCAGGGATCTTAAAGGGACGCTCCAACTCTGGTGACTTTTTGCGCATGACAATAGCAATTACTGAAATTAGTAGAAATACTAATAATGAACCAACATTGGCAATCAATGCCAGATAATGCAAATCAAATTCCCCTGCTAAGATTGCTGCCAAACCACCGACTAGCCAAATAGCTCGATTTGGACTGTAGGTTGCTTGGTTAACTTGCGCCAGTTTACTAGGTAAAAACTGGTTACGACCCATTGATTTAATAATGTTTGATCCAGCATAGATAAACGCAAACACTACTGCCATAATCCCCAATATTGCACCAAATGATACTATTTCTGCAATAAAAGTATGCCCTTTGGTTAACAGAACGTAAGACATTGCTTCAGAAACATTAAGGTATTTATATTTGACAACACCTGTCATAACTAAGCCGACTACAATATAAAGTAACGTAGACAATGATAACGAAATCAAGATAGCTCGTGGTAACGTTTTGTTCACATTTTTAGCATCTTCTGCTGAGGTTGCTAAAGCATCAAAGCCTAAAAAGGAAAAAAATACTGCTGAAGCACCTCCAAAAACTCCACTAACGCCATACGGGAAAAATGGTCGATAATTGGCTAAATTTATATCACGAAAACTAATGATAATAAATAACAAAATAATGGTTAATTTAACCCCGACCAAGATATTATTAACAATTTTGCTCTGACTAGTGCCCCTAGTTAGCACAAAAGTAATTAATAATACCATTAAAACTGCTGGAAGATTTATAATTCCACCATTGCTAGGGGCTGCCAGCATGCTTTGTGGTAGTTTAACGTTTAATTCTCCAAGGAAAGAACTAAAATAACCGGTCCAGCCATTTGCCACTGTCGCAGTAGTAGTAATGTAGACGCCAATTAATGTCCATCCTGCTAAAAAGGCCGCGAAGTTACCAACGGAAACCCAAGCATAGAAAAAGGCACTCCCTGAGTTAGGCAAACTGGTGGCCAGCTCTGCATAACATAAACCAATTAGCCCGCTAGCAACAGCGGCAATTAGAAATGATAAAGTAACTGCTGGTCCCGAATCTTGTGCCGCTACAATTCCGGTTAAAACTAAGATTCCCGTGCCGATAATGGCACCGATTCCTAAAATTGATAAATCAAATAATCCTAAAGTTTTTTTCTTTTTCGGTATGTCGTCTTTCATACCAAATTAGACTCCTTTCGATAATTACGTTTACTCAGACTATAAAAAAAGCATTTATGGATAGCAAAAACTTTACTCACTGTTCAGAATATCAACTGCTTCTGTTGCGTAAAGAAATTGTTTCTATAAATACTTTTAAGTCACTGTCCAAATGGCAAGTAATATAATGTCTGAAACTACTGCAATTACTTCAGTAGTCAGTCATCGTGAAATTCAAAAAGCAATCAAGTAACCCTGGTAGTTTAATCCAGCTGAAGGAACTCGTCTTTTAATAAAGCACTAATTTACGTAACGAATCAACCTGTTATTTGCTATGCGCGTTCCAAAGATTAATTGGACCATGACGATGACCAACAATAATTGGTTTGGAGATTGAATCATAAACAACATTTTTAGCTATTTCCGCTGCGGTAAATAAATCATTACCTTTAGCGATTTCAGCAGTAATAACTGCTGAAAAGACATCGCCAGTTCCATTTAGTCTTTCTGTACTTACATAGGGCATCGATAACCATTGGTAACTACCATCAGCTTTAAGCACTAAATCCTCAACTTTCTCTTGAGTAGGATTTTCATGCTTTCCTTTGACGATTACGTTTTTTGCGCCCAGTTCCTGAAGACGCTTAGCTGATGTCATCATTGACTCCCGTGATTCGATTTCCACACCGCTTAGAGTCTGTGCTTCGAAGGCGTTGGGAGTAATTACATCCGCCATCGGAATAATCAGTTTAACAAAGTCATCATAGGCTTCATTATCAAGTAGGAAGTTACCGTGCTTAGTGATGATAACTGGATCGACAACCAATTTACCAAAACTTTCTGGGGCAAAGTTTCGATGAAAGCATCTGATAACTGCGCTTGTGCCTAACATTCCAGTTTTGGTAGCCGCAATCTTGAAATCCTTTTTCAAAGCAGCAAACTGATGATCAATAAATTCAGTCGGCATTAGTACTTGATCTGAAATTTCATATGAGTTTCCAGCAACTGCCGCCGTTAAAATCCCCATTCCATAAACTCCTGAAATGAAAAAGGCATGCAGATCAGCCGGCATTCCGGCACTACCATCACAATCGTTTCCTGCGACTGTTAATACTTGAACTTTCGAATTCATAATTATCCCCACCTTAAGGACTTAATGTTCAACCTTTGCATTCTTCTTTTGCATGTAGAAGTAGATAGGTACACCAATCAGCGTAATTACAATCCCGATTGCAGTCGTCGTAAACTGTTGAATCAGCGTACTAATCAGGATAAATGCACCACCAACTAAAGCAATCAGTGGAATTACTGGATAAAGCGGTACCTTGTAAGGACGCTTCAAATCTGGGCGTGTCTTCCGCATCTTCATAACACCGATAAATACCATGCAGTAGAAGAACCAAATGACAAAAATCAGCATATTAGTAATAGCGTCAAACTGACCAGAAAGCATCATCAAGCAGGCAATGATGTACTGAACAAGTCCTGAAGCCCATGGGACACCAGCCTTGTTCAATTTTGCAAAGAAATTGCTGAATGGTAACGTTTTTTCCTGTCCCATAACATATGGAACACGCATCCCAGTCATGGTGTAACCGTTCATTCCGCCATAAACTGATACCAAAATACCAATAGTAACGATCTTACCGCCGACACCACCAAAAATCTTATCAGCAACAGCCATGGAAACATTCAAGTTACCAGCAACTTGGTTAACAGGAACAACGTAGTAGAAAACAGCGTTGACCAGCAGATAAACCGTGATAACAATCAACAGCCCAACTGCAATCGCCTTCGGTAAATCCTTTTGTGGATTCTTCATTTCACCAGCTAAGGTTCCAACGTGAATCCAACCATCGTAGGCGAACATAGTTGCTAGTAAAGCTGTCCCTAACGCAGCCCAGAGTGCACGGTGTGGACCAGCTTCGATTGGGAAGAGCCGAAAATCAACTCCACCTGGGTGCAAGAATCCTAGAATAACAATTGCCGCCAGTGGCAACAACTTAATGACCAAAGTTACAGAACTTACCCAGCCACCACACTTAGCACTAATAAAGTTAAGCAAGGCAACTGAGAGTGCGGTAATCATTCCGACTGGAACAATCCATGAATCTGCTAAATGGAACAGTCCTGCAAATTGGGTTCCAAATGCGATTGCAATCGCCGCAACATTGGCAGGCATATAAACAATACCGTAAGCCCAGCCAGTTAAAAATCCCCAGAATTTACCAAAAGGTTCTTCGATGTACTTAACGATCCCCCCAGTTTCCGGGAATGCAGCTGCTACTTCAGCGGCCGTTAACCCGGCACACATATTAATAATTCCCCCAAGGAACCACGCAAATAATGCCAGACTAATGGACATGGTCGCCGTGGTTACCGCGGATGCCTTAAAGAACACCCCAGTACCAATAATTGTACCAGCAACAGTTGATAACGTAGCACCAAAGCC of Limosilactobacillus oris contains these proteins:
- a CDS encoding MarR family winged helix-turn-helix transcriptional regulator produces the protein MEITDDQFFKQLYCVIGELHQIAQTQLAKQATFRGQGRLIFLLANNEGVSQRELATLARVKPGSISEVLERLEKDQLVERWRDQQDRRIVRVKLTAKGQQMHLKNLQARQEFKRQLLRNVSATERVAFVQVLQKIYREMTTHYGELMPKHCKDGEKD
- a CDS encoding APC family permease — translated: MKDDIPKKKKTLGLFDLSILGIGAIIGTGILVLTGIVAAQDSGPAVTLSFLIAAVASGLIGLCYAELATSLPNSGSAFFYAWVSVGNFAAFLAGWTLIGVYITTTATVANGWTGYFSSFLGELNVKLPQSMLAAPSNGGIINLPAVLMVLLITFVLTRGTSQSKIVNNILVGVKLTIILLFIIISFRDINLANYRPFFPYGVSGVFGGASAVFFSFLGFDALATSAEDAKNVNKTLPRAILISLSLSTLLYIVVGLVMTGVVKYKYLNVSEAMSYVLLTKGHTFIAEIVSFGAILGIMAVVFAFIYAGSNIIKSMGRNQFLPSKLAQVNQATYSPNRAIWLVGGLAAILAGEFDLHYLALIANVGSLLVFLLISVIAIVMRKKSPELERPFKIPGGATIPTLSVLICLILLVNISVTAWMSYVIWIAVGLIIYMLYTKKYAQVFDK
- the thiD gene encoding bifunctional hydroxymethylpyrimidine kinase/phosphomethylpyrimidine kinase, which codes for MNSKVQVLTVAGNDCDGSAGMPADLHAFFISGVYGMGILTAAVAGNSYEISDQVLMPTEFIDHQFAALKKDFKIAATKTGMLGTSAVIRCFHRNFAPESFGKLVVDPVIITKHGNFLLDNEAYDDFVKLIIPMADVITPNAFEAQTLSGVEIESRESMMTSAKRLQELGAKNVIVKGKHENPTQEKVEDLVLKADGSYQWLSMPYVSTERLNGTGDVFSAVITAEIAKGNDLFTAAEIAKNVVYDSISKPIIVGHRHGPINLWNAHSK
- a CDS encoding APC family permease, translated to MAKNNDEHMKKSLGFGATLSTVAGTIIGTGVFFKASAVTTATMSISLALFAWFLGGIINMCAGLTAAEVAAAFPETGGIVKYIEEPFGKFWGFLTGWAYGIVYMPANVAAIAIAFGTQFAGLFHLADSWIVPVGMITALSVALLNFISAKCGGWVSSVTLVIKLLPLAAIVILGFLHPGGVDFRLFPIEAGPHRALWAALGTALLATMFAYDGWIHVGTLAGEMKNPQKDLPKAIAVGLLIVITVYLLVNAVFYYVVPVNQVAGNLNVSMAVADKIFGGVGGKIVTIGILVSVYGGMNGYTMTGMRVPYVMGQEKTLPFSNFFAKLNKAGVPWASGLVQYIIACLMMLSGQFDAITNMLIFVIWFFYCMVFIGVMKMRKTRPDLKRPYKVPLYPVIPLIALVGGAFILISTLIQQFTTTAIGIVITLIGVPIYFYMQKKNAKVEH